The genomic stretch CTAAAGACGGCTGGTTCCGTCTACGAAAAGGCGCAAGGTTATATCGCTAAGGTCGGCTGGGTAGCTGTTCTACTGCTTGCCCTATTCGTAGTTGCTGGAAATATCTTCTATCCGGCTTCTAACAACGCTTGGATTGAGGGCTGGGGCACCATCGTTTGCTGGGCTGTTGGCATCGTTTCTGTGGTCTGCTTGATCGCCTCGATGCTGCTGCACAAAGCAAACCGTGACGGCCTGGCATTCATTCTGACGGGTCTTAGCATTGCCACGCTATTCATCTCCATTTTCGTGAAGATGTATGGCACTCTCGGCTTCATTTCTGGCGCCGAAGGCACCTTGGATCTAACAATTGCTGCCAGCTCGCCGCGCACGCTAACTTTGATGAGTTTTGCTGCGCTGATCCTGGTACCGATTGTTCTTGCTTATATCTCCTGGACTTACTGGGTGTTCCGCAAGAGGCTGCATGTTGACAACATGCCTGACGAACCGGCAGAACTAGCAGTTAAGCAGGCCGTTTAAGGCAATGGCATAGACTAAATCTCATGGCAGCGCCACTGGATAAACGGCTGGTGCAAAGAGCGGCGGCGACTAGGATTTTCCTAGTCGCCGTCGTTTTAACCGGCATAGGAACAGCGATTCTAGTAATCGCACAAGCTTGGCTGATAGCTAACGCGGTCGGCCAATCATTTGATCGACGCCAACAAGGGATAGCCGGCATTTTGCCTGGGCTAGACAAGTACGCGATTGGTTTATTGGCGGTCTTCGCCTTAAGGGCAGTATTAACCTGGCTTAATTCTTGGCTTGGCCATCGCGCATCAGCGCAAGTAAAGTCAAAGCTTCGTCGAGACGTTATGGCGGCTCGAATGGCTCGTCCCGCTGACGCTTCTACCCCGTCTGCCACCCTAATCACCCTGGTCAGTGAGGGTTTGAATGCTTTAGACGGGTATTTCGCTAAATTCTTGCCACAGTTGGCGATGGCTGTAATCATCCCAGTGTTGGTTGGCATCGTGATATTGATTGCGGACTGGCCTTCAGCGATTATCTGCATCCTCACGCTGCCATTAATTCCACTATTTATGGCGTTAATCGGGTGGCGCACCGAAGCACAAATAAAGCGCCGTTTCAAAGTTCAAACGCGGCTGGCTAATCACTTTGCCGACCTGGTTGCCGGTCTAGCGACCCTACAGGTTTTTGGACGCGCCGGCGCACAATCAATTGGGTTGAAGAAGAGCGAGGACGCGAACCGTCAAGAAACCCTGAAAACACTTCGAGTGGCCTTCCTATCAGCCGGCGTTCTAGAGCTGCTGTCAACACTGTCGGTTGCGTTAGTCGCCGTAACAATTGGCTTTAGAGTGGTTTTCGGCCATGTCGATTTAACTACTTCACTTTTCGTATTAGTGCTTGCTCCCGAGGTGTTTTTGCCAGTGCGGCACGTCGGGACGCTATTCCATGACTCTTCTAATGGTCAGGCAGCTGCCGGTGCTGCTCTCGACTTCATCGACGCCGCTAAGGGCTTGGGCGGGCAAACCCCTAGCCCAGATCTGCTAGAGGCTAAAATCGTCTTCGACCAAGTGTCACTGACATATCCGCAAGCGGATAATCCATCTCTGAATCGGCTTAGTTTGACCATCAACCCAGGCGAAGTAACTGCCTTAGTCGGCCCATCCGGCGGCGGGAAATCAACGTCACTCGCCCTGCTAATGGGATTTGTTTCACCAACCGAGGGGACGATAACCGTCGGTGGCCTAGATCTGGCCAGCCTCGATCTGGCTTCCTGGCGCTCACAACTAGCCTATGTAGCTCAAGAACCGGCAATGATTGCTGGCACTACCGCAGATAATGTGCGCATAGGTTATCCAGGCGCAACCACGCAACAGTTACGTAGTGCCTTAGATCGAGCTGGCGGTAGACGACTGTCATTAGAACGTCGCGTTGGTGATGATGCTGAGGGACTATCGTCTGGGGAACGACGTAGAGTTGCTTTGGCTCGAGCTTTGCTACGTATTGAGCTTGGTGGCGCGCGTCTGCTGGTACTGGATGAACCAACTGCTGGATTAGACCAAAAAACCGAAACTCAGGTGATATCAACATTGCGCGATATGGGCGTGGGCGCAATTATCGTTACCCACCGCGACGCGCTACTTGATATCGCCGACCACACCGTAACTGTCGAGCCTGCGCAGGTGATCGCATGAGTCACCCCAAGAATCCGGTATTAAGCCTTGTCACGCACTTACTCGGCAATGTCGAGCATGGTTGGCAACGGTTCGTTGCAGCCGTAGCACTAGCTATCGGCGCCACAGCTTCATCAGTGGCGTTAATGGCCGTTTCAGCTTGGCTACTTTCCAGGGCAGCAGAACATCCGCCGGTCATGTATCTGACTGCCGCTGCTGTTGGGGTGCGCTTCTTCGGCATTTCGCGTGGCGTTTTGCGTTATTTTGAGCGACTCGTCAGCCACGACTTAGCTTTACGTATGCAAGGGGTGCTACGAGCTAACACTTTCAAGGCGCTTAGTAAAACTACTTTAATCGGGAAGAGACGCGGTGATTTGTTGATTCGCGTCACGGCTGATGTCGAAGGGATAATGGACATTGTTGTGCGAGTAGTTTTACCTTTCTGCTCGGCAAGTTTTGTATTAATAGCAACCAGCTTGATACTGTCCATTTTCAATCCGATTTTCGCAGCTGTACTTTTGGCCACCTCAATTATTTCGGGAATTATCGTCCCTTGGTTTGCTCAGCGTCTAACTCGTAATAGCGATCGAGAATCCGTCCCGGCACGTGGAGAATTAGGCGATCGGGTGCGCGAAATAGCTGTTGGCGCGCCAGACCTAGTAGCCTACGGCGCTGATCAGGCAGCCTTGGATAGATTAGAGGCTACCGACGCTAAATTGACACGCATCGAAGGACGCAATGCGTGGAGCCAAGGGTTAGCTGGCGGTATTCAAATGTTTTTTACCGGCATAGCGGTCGCGTCGGCTATCGTTATCGGCGCTCGAGCCGTAGCTGATGGCACCATGCTGCCAGTCAATTTGGCAGTAATCTCGTTGACGCCCTTGGCACTGAATGAGACTTTCGGGGATTTGTCCAAGGCTGCTCAAACGTTGACCCGCGCCAAAGCTGCACTGATTCGGGTTTTGAGCGTCTTAAACGCGCCACCACTCGGAGTCGGTGACCGCGTTGTTCCCCCAGATAGCGATACCGAAATTGCCGGTTTGACCCTAGAAAATGTCAGCATCGGTTGGCCAGGCGGCGAGCCGCTGCTGACAGACGTTAACTTGCAAATTTGCCCTGGGGAAAAGGTAGCGATCACCGGGACATCTGGGCTAGGGAAAACTACTCTTGCAGCAACCGTTATGGGGTTGATACCACCGATGGGTGGTAACGTCACTGCCCCTGCCCATATTTCTTATCTAGCTCAAGAAGCGCACATTTTTGCTACCTCCCTGGCTGAAAACGTCAAAATAGGCAACAAGTACGCGACCCCAGACCAGATCGCCGAGAGTCTAGCCTTAGCTGGTTTGAAGATTGACCAAAACCGTGTGGTCGGTGAACATGGGGCAACGTTATCTGGGGGCGAGGCTCAACGCGTCTCTCTTGCTAGAGTGCTGGTGGCTGACCCGAAACCCTCATTAGTTATCCTAGATGAGCCGACTGAACACCTTGACCATGAAACAGCTGATCAACTTTTGCATGATCTGATGGGTGCCCTGGACGGTGTCACTATGCTAGTCATCACCCACGACCCTGATTTGGTTGCGCGCTGCGGGCGCGAAGTGTCGTTAGAAAATTTTGCGGTTGGACACCGTCAAAGATGAATTTAAGTTCGAGTTATTCTCTAATTCAGGTAGCAGACCGAAAAGGGTGAAATCTGTGGCTCGCACTCTTGGCATTATCGGTGCCGGACGACTTGGTCGCGCGGTAGGTAAAGCAGCTCATGAAGGCGGCTGGAATGTAGTTTTCAATGATGTTGGCGATCCAATCACCATGTCTATGACCTTGAACACTCTAATTCCTGGCTCCAAAATGGTCACCTGCACAGGGCTGGCGCGAATGTCAGATATAGTCATGCTGGCTTTGCCGTTAAGCGAATCGGAGAAGATCAATTACCGGCTGCTGGATGGGCGAGTGGTGTTAGACGCCATGAATGATTGGGGCAACGACGCCAGCCCGGCAGCGACTAGCGAAATAGTGGCTGCCAGGAATCCAAGAATGCATTTAGCCAAGTCAATTAACCACTTGAGCTATCACGACTACTCCTGTGACCCGCGCGAAAAGGGTGACCCAAAAAGGCGCGCAATGGCTATCGCAACTGACTATCCCGATGCCGCAGAAATAATCAGCGAATTAGTTGATGACATGGGCTTCGACCCGGTTGTTGCGCCGTTTGCTAAGAATCGCCTCCTGGAGCCTGGCGGCCCAATATTCGGAGTAACGATGAGTGCCACCCAAATGAGAGCAGCCCTTAGCTAATCGTTAACGAATCTGGATGTCAAAGGTTTAGTCCTCACTAGGGACGCACCCGGCGCCGAATCTCGTCCGAACTTTGCCCAAACTACCTTTTGGTTGACATTTCGGACACCAGTAGAGGTTGCGTCCAGCTAAGGTATCGCCAGCTACCGGCTCACCGCACACCAGGCAAGGCTGGCCTAATCGCCGATAGACATAAACCTCTCCCCCATGGGCGTCAACTCGCGGCGGACGATGCTGAGCCTGTGGGGAATGTTCAGGATCCACGGTATCTAGACGCTTAGTTGCTACTGCTTCGCGCATCAATGCCACCAGGTCTTTCCACATAGACGTGAAAACTTCTCTAGAAATATCTTTTGCTTTAACTTGTGGGTCGATACCGTGCCTGAATAGCACTTCCGCCCGATAAATATTTCCCACTCCAGCGAAGGCCGACTGATCCATCAAAACTTGACCCACAGTCTTAGATGAGCGGTGTAATTTTTTCCAGGCGCGCTCAGGGTCTGCGTCGTCACGGATCGGGTCTGGGCCAGACTTCGCTATCCGCTCATCGCGCTCATCGTAGGTGATGAGTCGACACCACTGCGGGCCGCGCAGTTCTGCACCAACTTCGCCATCTGTGATGAGCAGACGCAAAGTGTCGTATGAGCCGATCTCTGCCAGCGGGTAAAAACGGAACTTACCGATTAACCCCAAATGAACCCAAACGCAGCTGGCTCCCTCGAAATCAATGAATAACTGTTTGCCAACGCCTTGAGCGTGGACGAGTTTAGTGCCATCGAGCAAACTGGCAGCGTCAGTGAACCGTCCTTGCGGGGAAGAAACCCGCACCTTTTTGCCCCCGAAGTGGTCATTCATTTCATTGGCGATGGCGTGTATCACATGTCCTTCTGGCATAGCTAACAGCTTACGACGCAACCAGCAAGAGTTTCGTCGTCATAGACTGGTCACATGTTGGTTGCTTTTTCTATTTCCCCATCCACATCTGGCCAGGACGGCTCGGTTTCACCTGCAGTAGCGGCAGCCGTTGAGGTAGTTAGAGCCAGCGGGTTACCTGCCCGAACAGACTCGATGTTCACCACCATTGAGGGGTCTTGGGATGAGTGCATGACGGTCGTAAAAAAGGCTTGCGAAGCAGTAGGTAAATTCGGCCCGCGAGTGTCTTTAGTGCTTAAAGCTGATATCCGTCCAGGTTTTGAAGGTGAATTGGACGCGAAACTTGAGCGCCTTGAGAAAGCTATTCAAGCCCGCAAAAATTAACCTTCGTGGTTAGCTAGTGCATCGGTTACTTCGCTGGTGGGTTGGCCGACGTCTAGGTTCGCGTCGAAAATGGCGTGATATAGAAGTTTCAGGTTAGCGCCAAGCTCACGCACCTGATAGGAGCGATAGAGCAAGTCTCTGGCTTGGGTAGTGTCGCCAACCCCGATAGCGTCGATGCCTTGGAATCTACAGGCAGACACCGTCCTTGGCAGATGGTAGTCCTGAGAGATAACCGTTAACTTAGTGACACCGAAACGTTTTGCAGCCACTGCGCAAGACGTATAAGAATCGTTGCCACCCTCATCAAGGACGATATCGGATGTTTTCACGCCATTTTCGAGCAGATATGCGCGCATTGTTTCTGGCTCGTTATCGCTGATTGAGCCTGAAACAATAATGACCTTCACCTTGCCGGCACGATAAAGGTCAAGGGCGACCGCTAGCCGGGCGCGCAGATAGGGCGAGGGGCGTCCGTTCCACACTGCCGCTCCCATAACCATGGCCACATCATTATCAGGCGCCGCATCTTCCGTTTTATATATCCGCCCGCTAGAGCTAAAAATAACTACCGCTAGTGGCGCGACAACAAGAATTACCGAAATAACAACCAAAGCCACCACGATCCGACGAATAACACGTCGAATTGGGTGGCTTCGGCTAGAACTCATGCCCTAAAGCCTAACGGTTTTAGGGCAGCTAAAGTTACTACTTACGGTTGTCCAGATAGTAGCTAACGAGATTCTGCGTGGAGGCATCCTGACTGTTTAGCGCCTCACGATCACCGTTAACGGCAGGAGCAATCTGCTTAGCCAAAACCTTGCCAAGCTCAACACCCCACTGATCGAAGGAGTTAATGCCCCACACCACACCCTCAGTGAAGGTGATGTGCTCGTAGAGAGCGATTAACTCACCTAGAATCTTAGGGCTAAGCTCTGGAGCCATAATCGAGGTGGTGGGCTTATTGCCGGGGAAGACCCTAGCTTCAACGATTGATTCGTCCGTACCTTCAGCACGAACTTCGTCAGCTGTCTTACCGAAAGCCAATGCCTTCGTCTGGGCGAAGAAATTAGACAAGAAAAGACTGTGAACGTCAGTTCCAGACTCTTTCAGTGCGTGTGCGGGAGTGGCAACGGCGATGAAATCTGCCGGAATAACCTTCGTGCCTTGGTGAATCAACTGGTAGAAAGCGTGCTGACCGTTGGTGCCTGGCTCACCCCAGAAAACTTCACCAGTCTGGGTGGTGACATCCGAGGAATCCCAACGCACCCGCTTGCCATTTGATTCCATAGTCAACTGCTGCAGGTAGGCCGCGAAGCGGTGCAGATATTGAGCGTAGGGCAACACAGCATGTGTTTGGGCATCAAAGAAATTGTTGTACCAAACGTTCAATAACCCCATGAGTGCGGGCACATTTTGGTCGAGCGGCGCAGTGCGGAAATGCTCGTCCATAGCGTGAAAACCGGCCAGGAAATCTTGGAAGTTTTCTTTGCCGATAGCTAGCACATTCGCTAGGCCGACAGCGGAGTCAACTGAGTAACGTCCACCGACCCAATCCCAGAAACCGAACGCATTCTCGCGTTTGATACCAAACTCTTCGACTAAATCAAGAGCGGTAGACACAGCGACGAAATGCCTGGCCACAGCCTCAGCTCGCTGTTGTTTGCTGTTGTCTATTGCTCCCACGGAAGTTAGCGCGTTTATCAACCAGTTCTTCGCCATTCTGGCGTTGGTCATAGTCTCTAGGGTGGTGAAAGTCTTTGACGCGATGATGAATAGCGTGGTTTCAGGGTCAACATCGCAGGTTTTCTCGAACATGTCTGCTGGATCAATGTTGGAGATGAATCGGCAGTCCAAACCGTCTTTCTTATATGGCTTTAACGCCTCGTAAACCATTACTGGCCCAAGGTCGGAGCCGCCGATACCGATATTTATGATGGTACGAATTGGCTTGTCAGTGACACCTTTCCACTGCCCAGAACGCACTTTTTCAGCAAATTCATACATCCGGTCAAGGGTGTCGTGAACTTGATCAACAACGTTCACACCGTCAACGATTAGCTCGTCACCCTGTGGGCGGCGCAGCGCTGTGTGCAGTACGGAACGTTTCTCGGTGGTGTTTATTACCTCGCCGTTGAACATGGCGTCACGACGACTCTCTAGCCCAACCTCTTCAGCTAGCCTAACGAGCATGTTTAGCACGTCATCAGTTAGATAGTTCTTGGACAAGTCAACGAAAAGATCAGCGCCAACTCTAGTAAAACGCTGGGCGCGAT from Vaginimicrobium propionicum encodes the following:
- the pgi gene encoding glucose-6-phosphate isomerase: MQTPVDPTTTSAWGDLARTAESFYVDFRKWFDEDPDRAQRFTRVGADLFVDLSKNYLTDDVLNMLVRLAEEVGLESRRDAMFNGEVINTTEKRSVLHTALRRPQGDELIVDGVNVVDQVHDTLDRMYEFAEKVRSGQWKGVTDKPIRTIINIGIGGSDLGPVMVYEALKPYKKDGLDCRFISNIDPADMFEKTCDVDPETTLFIIASKTFTTLETMTNARMAKNWLINALTSVGAIDNSKQQRAEAVARHFVAVSTALDLVEEFGIKRENAFGFWDWVGGRYSVDSAVGLANVLAIGKENFQDFLAGFHAMDEHFRTAPLDQNVPALMGLLNVWYNNFFDAQTHAVLPYAQYLHRFAAYLQQLTMESNGKRVRWDSSDVTTQTGEVFWGEPGTNGQHAFYQLIHQGTKVIPADFIAVATPAHALKESGTDVHSLFLSNFFAQTKALAFGKTADEVRAEGTDESIVEARVFPGNKPTTSIMAPELSPKILGELIALYEHITFTEGVVWGINSFDQWGVELGKVLAKQIAPAVNGDREALNSQDASTQNLVSYYLDNRK
- a CDS encoding vancomycin high temperature exclusion protein produces the protein MSSSRSHPIRRVIRRIVVALVVISVILVVAPLAVVIFSSSGRIYKTEDAAPDNDVAMVMGAAVWNGRPSPYLRARLAVALDLYRAGKVKVIIVSGSISDNEPETMRAYLLENGVKTSDIVLDEGGNDSYTSCAVAAKRFGVTKLTVISQDYHLPRTVSACRFQGIDAIGVGDTTQARDLLYRSYQVRELGANLKLLYHAIFDANLDVGQPTSEVTDALANHEG
- a CDS encoding NADPH-dependent F420 reductase — its product is MARTLGIIGAGRLGRAVGKAAHEGGWNVVFNDVGDPITMSMTLNTLIPGSKMVTCTGLARMSDIVMLALPLSESEKINYRLLDGRVVLDAMNDWGNDASPAATSEIVAARNPRMHLAKSINHLSYHDYSCDPREKGDPKRRAMAIATDYPDAAEIISELVDDMGFDPVVAPFAKNRLLEPGGPIFGVTMSATQMRAALS
- the cydD gene encoding thiol reductant ABC exporter subunit CydD — its product is MAAPLDKRLVQRAAATRIFLVAVVLTGIGTAILVIAQAWLIANAVGQSFDRRQQGIAGILPGLDKYAIGLLAVFALRAVLTWLNSWLGHRASAQVKSKLRRDVMAARMARPADASTPSATLITLVSEGLNALDGYFAKFLPQLAMAVIIPVLVGIVILIADWPSAIICILTLPLIPLFMALIGWRTEAQIKRRFKVQTRLANHFADLVAGLATLQVFGRAGAQSIGLKKSEDANRQETLKTLRVAFLSAGVLELLSTLSVALVAVTIGFRVVFGHVDLTTSLFVLVLAPEVFLPVRHVGTLFHDSSNGQAAAGAALDFIDAAKGLGGQTPSPDLLEAKIVFDQVSLTYPQADNPSLNRLSLTINPGEVTALVGPSGGGKSTSLALLMGFVSPTEGTITVGGLDLASLDLASWRSQLAYVAQEPAMIAGTTADNVRIGYPGATTQQLRSALDRAGGRRLSLERRVGDDAEGLSSGERRRVALARALLRIELGGARLLVLDEPTAGLDQKTETQVISTLRDMGVGAIIVTHRDALLDIADHTVTVEPAQVIA
- a CDS encoding thiamine-binding protein, producing the protein MLVAFSISPSTSGQDGSVSPAVAAAVEVVRASGLPARTDSMFTTIEGSWDECMTVVKKACEAVGKFGPRVSLVLKADIRPGFEGELDAKLERLEKAIQARKN
- a CDS encoding Fpg/Nei family DNA glycosylase, with the protein product MPEGHVIHAIANEMNDHFGGKKVRVSSPQGRFTDAASLLDGTKLVHAQGVGKQLFIDFEGASCVWVHLGLIGKFRFYPLAEIGSYDTLRLLITDGEVGAELRGPQWCRLITYDERDERIAKSGPDPIRDDADPERAWKKLHRSSKTVGQVLMDQSAFAGVGNIYRAEVLFRHGIDPQVKAKDISREVFTSMWKDLVALMREAVATKRLDTVDPEHSPQAQHRPPRVDAHGGEVYVYRRLGQPCLVCGEPVAGDTLAGRNLYWCPKCQPKGSLGKVRTRFGAGCVPSED
- the cydC gene encoding thiol reductant ABC exporter subunit CydC, with amino-acid sequence MSHPKNPVLSLVTHLLGNVEHGWQRFVAAVALAIGATASSVALMAVSAWLLSRAAEHPPVMYLTAAAVGVRFFGISRGVLRYFERLVSHDLALRMQGVLRANTFKALSKTTLIGKRRGDLLIRVTADVEGIMDIVVRVVLPFCSASFVLIATSLILSIFNPIFAAVLLATSIISGIIVPWFAQRLTRNSDRESVPARGELGDRVREIAVGAPDLVAYGADQAALDRLEATDAKLTRIEGRNAWSQGLAGGIQMFFTGIAVASAIVIGARAVADGTMLPVNLAVISLTPLALNETFGDLSKAAQTLTRAKAALIRVLSVLNAPPLGVGDRVVPPDSDTEIAGLTLENVSIGWPGGEPLLTDVNLQICPGEKVAITGTSGLGKTTLAATVMGLIPPMGGNVTAPAHISYLAQEAHIFATSLAENVKIGNKYATPDQIAESLALAGLKIDQNRVVGEHGATLSGGEAQRVSLARVLVADPKPSLVILDEPTEHLDHETADQLLHDLMGALDGVTMLVITHDPDLVARCGREVSLENFAVGHRQR